A window of the Sandaracinaceae bacterium genome harbors these coding sequences:
- a CDS encoding four helix bundle protein: protein MTRTEDLILSTIERATPVIRTMNRRVPHLARQTERALHSVALQYAEGTYARGANRDAKLQGAYAEAKEAMAALRVAVACGALSAEGARQTLTGLDHVAAVLYLKRTRPR, encoded by the coding sequence ATGACACGCACCGAAGACCTCATCTTGTCCACCATCGAGCGGGCGACGCCCGTCATTCGCACCATGAACCGCCGGGTGCCTCACCTGGCTCGGCAGACCGAACGGGCTCTGCACTCCGTGGCGCTGCAGTACGCCGAGGGGACGTACGCGCGGGGCGCGAACCGGGACGCGAAGCTGCAGGGGGCGTACGCGGAGGCGAAGGAGGCCATGGCGGCGTTGCGGGTGGCGGTCGCTTGCGGGGCGCTGAGCGCCGAGGGGGCGCGGCAGACGCTCACGGGGCTCGATCATGTCGCGGCGGTGCTCTACCTGAAGCGCACCAGGCCGCGGTGA
- a CDS encoding universal stress protein: protein MEHTNEPDNNLSQVIVVAVDLTDASDTAVLAGVRITRPGDALYIVHAVQSRRVGEMRRLTEENRLLEDDPEEVRDYFRAVCVGAGDWPQASPQYRTCIGSPVEAILQFSIDVEAHVLICGTHARHGMDRMLHGSVAEMLVREARCPVLVAKPRSYTNARKSDRPAPPCLDCVAKRKETGDLNAWCAVHAREHVATHTYGGSESRGSHPASFNIPT, encoded by the coding sequence ATGGAACACACGAACGAACCAGACAACAACCTGAGCCAGGTGATTGTCGTGGCGGTCGATCTCACCGACGCCTCCGACACCGCCGTGCTCGCGGGCGTGCGCATCACGCGCCCCGGAGATGCGCTCTACATCGTGCACGCCGTGCAGTCGCGGCGCGTGGGCGAGATGCGCCGCCTCACGGAGGAGAACCGCCTGCTGGAAGACGACCCGGAAGAGGTCCGCGACTACTTCCGCGCCGTGTGCGTGGGTGCGGGCGACTGGCCGCAGGCGAGCCCGCAGTACCGCACCTGCATCGGCTCGCCGGTCGAGGCCATCTTGCAGTTCAGCATCGACGTGGAGGCGCACGTGCTCATCTGTGGCACGCACGCGCGCCACGGCATGGACCGCATGCTGCACGGCTCGGTGGCCGAGATGCTGGTGCGCGAGGCGCGCTGCCCCGTGCTGGTGGCCAAGCCGCGCTCGTACACGAACGCTCGCAAGAGCGACAGGCCCGCGCCGCCGTGCCTCGACTGCGTGGCGAAGCGCAAGGAGACGGGCGACCTGAACGCGTGGTGCGCGGTGCACGCGCGTGAGCACGTGGCGACGCACACGTACGGCGGGTCGGAGTCGAGGGGATCGCACCCGGCGAGCTTCAACATTCCGACGTGA
- a CDS encoding phosphoribosylanthranilate isomerase: MIAVTRVKVCGVRTPEDATMCAELGVDTLGLNFWPGTPRCVDIPAAQRILAALPEGVEVVAVFVDQPLEFIQQVRRETGITWVQLHGEEAPEAVAALLPNAYKAIGVSDESPLEEVRRYPGEHILLDARVPGAMPGGTGVSFDWTLATSVAAERKLTLAGGLTPDNVAECVRQIRPYRVDVASGVESAPGVKDRDKVAAFVRAVREA; this comes from the coding sequence ATGATTGCCGTCACACGCGTCAAGGTCTGCGGGGTGCGCACCCCCGAGGACGCCACCATGTGCGCCGAGTTGGGCGTCGACACCCTGGGCCTCAACTTCTGGCCGGGCACGCCCCGCTGCGTGGACATCCCCGCGGCCCAACGCATCCTGGCCGCGCTGCCCGAGGGCGTGGAGGTGGTCGCCGTGTTCGTGGACCAGCCGCTGGAGTTCATCCAGCAGGTGCGGCGCGAGACTGGGATCACGTGGGTCCAGCTGCACGGCGAGGAGGCCCCGGAGGCCGTGGCCGCGCTGCTCCCCAACGCGTACAAGGCCATCGGCGTGAGCGACGAGTCGCCCCTCGAAGAGGTCCGTCGCTACCCCGGCGAGCACATCCTGCTGGACGCGCGCGTGCCCGGCGCCATGCCGGGTGGTACCGGCGTGAGCTTCGACTGGACCCTGGCCACCAGCGTCGCGGCCGAGCGCAAGCTGACGCTGGCGGGCGGGCTCACGCCGGACAACGTGGCCGAGTGCGTGCGGCAGATTCGGCCGTACCGCGTGGACGTGGCGAGCGGGGTGGAGTCCGCGCCGGGCGTGAAGGACCGCGACAAGGTCGCCGCGTTCGTGCGGGCTGTGCGCGAGGCGTAG
- a CDS encoding 2-oxoacid:acceptor oxidoreductase subunit alpha, whose protein sequence is MTSTIQREELDSVVIRFAGDSGDGMQLTGQQFSTATALMGNDLSTFPDFPAEIRAPTGTLYGVSGFQVHFANHDIMTPGDDPDVLVAMNPAALKVNAPQLKTGGLLVINEGAFNTPNLKKAGYESNPLEGDELARFRVIQLDITKMTLAAVAEFGLGAKDGGRCKNMWTLGLMFWLFGRDRTPTIEWLKQKFAKDPNLASANIAALNAGHAYGETAEMPGGIGAYQVAKAELKPGEYRSVDGNQALAWGLVQGAALAGLPIMYGSYPITPASGLLHNLAKLKHFGVTTFQAEDEIAAVAAAVGASFAGALGVTGTSGPGVALKGEAIGLAFITELPLVICDVQRGGPSTGLPTKTEQSDLYQAVFGRNGDAPLPVLAAATPGDCFYMAIEAVRIAVKYMTPVMLLTDGYIANGAEPWELPDLASMKPFPVTFRTEVTDDFHPYLRDEETLARVWAKPGTPGLQHRIGGLEKNKKSGHISYDPDNHHAMTLLRAQKVANVANDFPDATIDQGDDEGDVLVIGWGGTYGAISQAVRRCRKEGQKVSHYHLRQIWPLPNGLGDLIKRFDKVIVAELNNGQLARLLRSEYLVDCQSVAKIAGQPFRISELVSAIQKTLEGGK, encoded by the coding sequence ATGACCAGCACGATCCAGCGCGAAGAGCTCGACTCGGTCGTCATCCGTTTCGCGGGTGACTCCGGCGACGGTATGCAGCTCACGGGGCAACAGTTCTCCACGGCCACCGCGCTCATGGGCAACGACCTCTCCACCTTCCCGGACTTCCCCGCCGAGATTCGCGCGCCGACCGGGACGCTGTACGGGGTGTCGGGCTTCCAGGTGCACTTCGCCAACCACGACATCATGACCCCGGGTGACGACCCGGACGTGCTCGTGGCCATGAACCCCGCCGCGCTCAAGGTGAACGCGCCGCAGCTCAAGACGGGCGGCCTGCTGGTCATCAACGAGGGCGCGTTCAACACGCCCAACCTGAAGAAGGCCGGCTACGAGTCGAACCCCCTCGAGGGCGACGAGCTCGCGCGCTTCCGCGTCATCCAGCTGGACATCACCAAGATGACCCTGGCCGCCGTGGCGGAGTTCGGGCTGGGCGCCAAGGACGGCGGGCGCTGCAAGAACATGTGGACCTTGGGTCTGATGTTCTGGCTCTTCGGCCGCGACCGCACGCCCACCATCGAGTGGCTCAAGCAGAAGTTCGCCAAGGACCCGAACCTCGCGTCGGCCAACATCGCGGCGCTCAACGCGGGCCACGCCTACGGCGAGACGGCCGAGATGCCCGGCGGCATCGGCGCCTACCAGGTGGCCAAGGCCGAGCTCAAGCCCGGTGAGTACCGCAGCGTGGACGGCAACCAGGCGCTCGCGTGGGGCCTCGTGCAGGGCGCCGCGCTGGCGGGGCTGCCCATCATGTACGGCAGCTATCCCATCACGCCGGCCTCTGGCCTGCTGCACAACCTGGCCAAGCTGAAGCACTTCGGCGTCACCACCTTCCAGGCCGAGGACGAGATCGCGGCCGTCGCGGCGGCGGTCGGCGCCAGCTTCGCGGGTGCGCTCGGGGTCACCGGCACCTCGGGTCCGGGCGTGGCGCTCAAGGGCGAGGCCATCGGGCTCGCGTTCATCACCGAGCTGCCGCTGGTCATCTGCGACGTGCAGCGCGGCGGCCCCTCCACCGGTCTGCCCACCAAGACCGAGCAGTCCGACCTGTACCAGGCGGTCTTCGGCCGCAACGGTGACGCGCCTTTGCCCGTGCTCGCGGCCGCCACGCCCGGCGACTGCTTCTACATGGCGATCGAGGCCGTGCGCATCGCGGTCAAGTACATGACCCCGGTCATGCTGCTCACGGACGGCTACATCGCGAACGGCGCCGAGCCCTGGGAGCTCCCGGACCTGGCGAGCATGAAGCCGTTCCCGGTCACCTTCCGCACGGAGGTCACGGACGACTTCCACCCGTACCTGCGCGACGAAGAGACGCTCGCGCGCGTGTGGGCCAAGCCGGGCACCCCGGGGCTCCAGCACCGCATCGGCGGTCTCGAGAAGAACAAGAAGTCGGGTCACATCAGCTACGACCCCGACAACCACCACGCCATGACCCTGCTGCGCGCGCAGAAGGTGGCCAACGTGGCCAACGACTTCCCGGACGCCACCATCGACCAGGGCGACGACGAGGGCGACGTGCTGGTCATCGGCTGGGGCGGCACCTACGGTGCCATCAGCCAGGCCGTGCGCCGCTGCCGCAAGGAAGGCCAGAAGGTCAGCCACTACCACCTGCGCCAGATCTGGCCGCTCCCCAACGGGCTGGGCGACCTCATCAAGCGCTTCGACAAGGTCATCGTGGCGGAGCTCAACAACGGCCAGCTGGCGCGCCTGTTGCGCTCCGAGTACCTGGTCGACTGTCAGTCGGTGGCCAAGATCGCCGGGCAGCCCTTCCGTATCTCAGAGCTCGTGAGCGCCATTCAGAAGACCCTCGAAGGAGGCAAGTGA
- a CDS encoding 2-oxoacid:ferredoxin oxidoreductase subunit beta — MSPNVPKTTYTRADFSSDQEVRWCPGCGDYAILAAVQRVLPDCNATPDNTVFISGIGCSSRFPYYMNTYGFHTIHGRAPAVATGVKLANPELNVWVVTGDGDGLSIGGNHLMHVLRRNLNMQIMLFNNQIYGLTKGQYSPTTTVGKVTPSSPLGSVDQPITPARFALGAGARFVGRGFDVSKDLSDLLKQAHDFHGTGFVEILQNCPVFNDGIFEHIRDKKTGPAYQVWLEHGKPIVFGANRQMGVRLNATSLTAEVVALGDGVTEADLLVHDETNLAQAFLLADLPGAVALGVLYRSPGPVYDDSVQTQNEMAVQRFGAPDMAKELRKGHTWTVS; from the coding sequence ATGAGCCCGAACGTCCCCAAGACCACGTACACGCGCGCCGACTTCTCCTCCGACCAAGAGGTGCGCTGGTGCCCGGGCTGCGGCGACTACGCCATCTTGGCGGCCGTGCAGCGCGTGCTCCCCGACTGCAACGCGACGCCCGACAACACCGTGTTCATCTCCGGCATCGGCTGCTCCAGCCGCTTCCCGTACTACATGAACACCTACGGCTTCCACACCATCCACGGGCGCGCGCCCGCGGTGGCCACGGGGGTCAAGCTGGCCAACCCGGAGCTCAACGTGTGGGTGGTCACGGGTGACGGCGACGGACTCAGCATCGGCGGCAACCACCTGATGCACGTGCTGCGGCGCAACCTGAACATGCAGATCATGCTCTTCAACAACCAGATCTACGGGTTGACGAAGGGCCAGTACTCGCCCACCACGACGGTCGGCAAGGTCACGCCCTCGAGCCCGCTCGGGTCGGTGGACCAGCCCATCACGCCGGCGCGCTTCGCCCTCGGCGCGGGCGCCCGCTTCGTCGGTCGCGGCTTCGACGTGAGCAAGGACCTGAGCGACCTGCTCAAGCAGGCCCACGACTTCCACGGCACCGGCTTCGTCGAGATCCTGCAGAACTGCCCCGTGTTCAACGACGGCATCTTCGAGCACATCCGCGACAAGAAGACGGGCCCCGCCTACCAGGTGTGGCTCGAGCACGGCAAGCCCATCGTCTTCGGCGCCAATCGGCAGATGGGCGTGCGCCTGAACGCCACGTCCCTCACCGCCGAGGTGGTGGCGCTGGGCGACGGCGTGACCGAGGCGGACCTGCTGGTGCACGACGAGACGAACCTGGCGCAGGCCTTCCTGCTGGCGGACCTGCCCGGCGCCGTGGCGCTGGGTGTGCTCTACCGCAGCCCCGGGCCGGTGTACGACGACAGCGTGCAGACGCAGAACGAGATGGCCGTGCAGCGCTTCGGCGCGCCGGACATGGCCAAGGAGCTGCGCAAGGGCCACACCTGGACGGTGTCCTGA
- the pgeF gene encoding peptidoglycan editing factor PgeF has protein sequence MADVLRSAALRDAGFAHAFSLRSGGVSDAPYHTLNLGRSVGDDEACVWENHIRFAARVPYGRDELFEVSQVHGVSVRLVAPSEDPRVVRQEEHDALIAPAGGLAVGVRTADCVPILLADTDTGAVAAVHAGWRGAVNHIVPRTIDRMRTELGTHPSALVAAVGPHIRVARFEVGDEVAEAADAAAQACEPGVSVVVRSAETSKAHVDLAALVRLQLTHAGVTRVDDVGGCTLDDAARFFSYRRDQGRTGRHLAAIVSHA, from the coding sequence ATGGCGGACGTCCTCCGCAGCGCAGCCTTGAGGGACGCTGGGTTCGCCCACGCGTTCTCGCTGCGCAGCGGCGGCGTCAGCGACGCGCCCTACCACACGCTGAACCTGGGGCGCAGCGTGGGCGACGACGAAGCCTGCGTGTGGGAGAACCACATCCGCTTCGCGGCGCGGGTGCCGTACGGGCGCGACGAGCTGTTCGAGGTGAGCCAAGTGCACGGCGTGAGCGTGCGGCTGGTCGCCCCAAGCGAAGACCCGCGCGTGGTGCGGCAGGAGGAGCACGACGCCCTCATCGCGCCCGCGGGGGGCCTGGCCGTGGGGGTGCGCACAGCGGACTGCGTGCCCATCCTGCTGGCCGACACGGACACCGGAGCGGTTGCCGCTGTGCACGCGGGCTGGCGTGGCGCCGTGAACCACATCGTGCCGCGCACCATCGACCGCATGCGCACCGAGCTCGGGACGCACCCCTCCGCGCTCGTCGCGGCCGTAGGTCCGCACATCCGCGTGGCTCGCTTCGAGGTGGGCGACGAGGTGGCCGAGGCCGCGGACGCGGCGGCGCAGGCGTGTGAGCCGGGGGTGTCGGTGGTCGTGCGTTCGGCTGAGACGAGCAAGGCCCACGTGGACCTCGCCGCGCTCGTGCGCTTGCAGCTGACGCACGCCGGGGTGACCCGCGTGGACGACGTCGGGGGCTGCACGCTGGACGACGCCGCGCGCTTCTTCTCGTATCGGCGCGACCAGGGCCGCACGGGGCGGCATCTGGCGGCCATCGTCAGCCACGCGTAG